The following coding sequences are from one Oceanidesulfovibrio indonesiensis window:
- a CDS encoding ferredoxin reductase family protein, with product MTRPAKQTGWQSKRSGFRPLMALSRQRGFAVAIVLLIGMALVAAAYIPVDHPSSSILYKFGWNRTWLLSGKIFGVTAICLLVVQLMLAARFRFLDRIAPQNRLISLHRGLGIVIVALAVAHPLLVFAPEDITTIPMNWDYWPEVLGAVLLITLSFLAGVTVLRDSLRLPHGLWKIGHRLGAAAVIAGFSVHVHYVNDGYDSGTAFAFVWTVTGLAGALWLWIATRPLRRPRPHTVASVEMAGRDAVELMLTPQSRTLAHAPGQYAYLRFGSKAVSREEHPFTIASAPGEDGLRFTIRCAGDFTSLLPRVEPGETVWVDAPYGQFSYLTAPWARRLVFIAGGVGITPMLSMLRHMAAGGERRETILLWSNRAAEDVVHREELIAIAEKLPHCTIVHTLSRGMAEWAASGRLDTDKLRVHVGDWRPNTAAFVCGPSSMMEQVVAELRKLGFPGHAIFTEEFRL from the coding sequence ATGACCCGGCCCGCAAAACAAACCGGCTGGCAGAGCAAGCGCTCCGGCTTCCGCCCGCTCATGGCCTTGTCCCGCCAACGCGGCTTCGCCGTCGCCATTGTTCTGCTGATCGGCATGGCCCTCGTCGCGGCGGCGTACATTCCGGTGGATCATCCTTCGTCGTCGATCCTCTACAAGTTCGGTTGGAACAGAACCTGGCTCCTGAGCGGCAAAATTTTCGGGGTGACGGCCATCTGCCTGCTTGTGGTCCAGCTCATGCTCGCGGCGAGGTTTCGGTTTCTGGATCGCATTGCGCCGCAGAACCGGCTCATTTCCCTGCATCGCGGCCTGGGCATCGTCATTGTTGCGCTCGCCGTGGCGCATCCGCTCCTGGTGTTCGCGCCGGAGGACATTACAACGATTCCGATGAACTGGGACTACTGGCCGGAGGTCCTGGGCGCGGTGTTGCTGATAACGCTCAGCTTTCTGGCAGGCGTCACGGTGCTGCGCGATTCGCTCCGTCTGCCGCATGGGCTGTGGAAAATCGGCCACCGGCTGGGCGCCGCGGCAGTCATCGCCGGGTTCAGCGTGCACGTGCACTATGTGAACGACGGCTACGATTCCGGGACGGCGTTCGCGTTCGTCTGGACGGTGACCGGATTGGCCGGAGCGCTGTGGCTGTGGATAGCGACGCGACCGCTGCGCCGGCCCCGACCGCATACGGTCGCGTCGGTTGAAATGGCGGGCCGCGACGCCGTGGAACTCATGCTCACGCCGCAAAGCCGCACCCTGGCGCATGCGCCAGGGCAGTATGCCTATCTGCGGTTCGGGTCCAAGGCCGTATCCCGGGAGGAGCATCCATTCACCATCGCCTCCGCGCCTGGCGAGGACGGATTGCGCTTCACCATCCGTTGCGCCGGGGACTTCACAAGCCTTCTGCCGCGCGTGGAGCCGGGCGAGACCGTATGGGTGGACGCGCCGTACGGTCAGTTCAGCTACCTGACGGCGCCGTGGGCCAGGCGGCTTGTCTTCATCGCAGGCGGCGTGGGCATCACGCCCATGCTGAGCATGCTGCGCCACATGGCCGCTGGTGGCGAGCGCAGAGAGACGATTCTGCTGTGGAGCAACCGCGCGGCCGAGGATGTGGTGCACCGCGAGGAACTCATAGCCATTGCCGAAAAACTGCCGCATTGCACCATCGTCCACACCCTGAGCCGCGGCATGGCCGAGTGGGCAGCCAGCGGCCGGCTGGATACGGACAAACTGCGGGTGCACGTGGGCGATTGGCGGCCGAACACGGCGGCGTTCGTCTGCGGTCCTTCGTCCATGATGGAACAGGTTGTTGCCGAGTTGCGGAAACTCGGCTTTCCCGGTCACGCCATATTTACGGAAGAATTCCGTTTGTAA
- a CDS encoding DUF1566 domain-containing protein encodes MDSRLLTPLATGLDRCHDATGREMACEDTGQDAAYGLGRRVQGPRFRVNVMDGEVVEDRLTGLVWTRDASQGGFPLPWREALDLVTQLNADSAYGRTDWRLPNRRELRSLVNHGQRKPVLDADHPFTAVFQNWYWTSTTAAKATGYAWRVHMAGGRMFYGGKDDEAMVWAVAGQSQAIPQTGQRECYDERGRAMDCEGTGQDGALRMGVAWPEERFTVLVDDDTAVLDRLTGLLWRVNADECGRLTTWKEALDTATRAGQSPAGPWRLPNINELESLVDCSMHDPALPAGHPFENTQEAYWSSTSSAFEPDWTFNLYLHKGAVGVGYKAKAEFSCWLCAGPVAE; translated from the coding sequence ATGGATTCCAGATTGCTGACGCCACTTGCCACAGGACTGGACCGCTGCCACGACGCGACGGGGCGCGAGATGGCCTGCGAAGATACGGGCCAGGACGCTGCCTACGGCCTGGGCAGGCGGGTACAGGGACCGCGGTTCAGGGTGAATGTAATGGACGGCGAGGTTGTGGAGGACAGGTTGACCGGCCTTGTGTGGACACGCGACGCAAGCCAGGGCGGATTCCCCCTGCCATGGCGCGAAGCGCTGGATCTCGTCACGCAACTGAATGCGGACAGCGCATACGGGCGAACGGACTGGCGGCTGCCCAATCGCCGGGAGTTGCGCAGTCTGGTGAATCACGGACAGCGCAAGCCGGTGCTCGATGCAGACCACCCGTTCACCGCGGTGTTCCAGAACTGGTACTGGACATCAACCACGGCGGCCAAGGCGACGGGCTATGCATGGCGCGTGCACATGGCCGGAGGCCGGATGTTTTACGGCGGCAAGGACGATGAAGCCATGGTCTGGGCGGTGGCGGGGCAGAGCCAGGCCATCCCGCAGACAGGGCAGCGCGAGTGCTACGACGAACGCGGCCGAGCCATGGACTGCGAGGGAACAGGCCAGGACGGTGCGTTGCGCATGGGCGTTGCCTGGCCGGAAGAACGCTTCACCGTCCTTGTGGATGACGACACAGCGGTGCTGGACCGGCTCACCGGCCTGCTCTGGCGCGTCAACGCGGACGAGTGCGGCCGGCTGACCACATGGAAGGAAGCGCTGGATACGGCCACGCGCGCAGGACAATCACCGGCCGGACCGTGGCGGCTGCCCAACATCAACGAGCTCGAATCACTGGTGGACTGCTCCATGCACGATCCGGCCCTGCCCGCGGGTCACCCCTTTGAAAACACGCAGGAGGCGTACTGGTCCTCCACCAGCAGCGCGTTTGAACCGGACTGGACATTCAACCTGTACCTGCACAAGGGCGCGGTGGGGGTGGGGTACAAGGCGAAGGCCGAGTTCTCCTGCTGGCTGTGCGCCGGCCCTGTTGCGGAATGA
- the ftsZ gene encoding cell division protein FtsZ, which produces MEFMEIDGDQMAKIKVIGVGGGGGNAVNNMINSALKGVRFVAANTDIQALNRSRAEFKIQLGEKLTKGLGAGANPDIGKEATIESIDQVKEVVGDCDMVFVTCGMGGGTGTGAAPVIAQVAKECGALTVGVVTKPFYFEGKKRREQADKGILEFKEYVDSLITIPNDRLLALASKKATFIEMLKKADEVLYYAVKGISDLIMVPGLINLDFADVKAVMSEMGLAMMGTGIARGESRAREAAMKAITSPLLEDVSIEGARGVLMNITCGPDLTIDEVSEAASTISEAAHEDAKIYFGTVFDQDTSDEMRITVIATGIELEMECDGTDRGFSIQQGQSAASLRGGGGGGGGNVTKIHQGSRPRAEQPRSGQARANGGQRQTRRNQEDDWNIPSYLRFRKNQEEKVPQAVNGHAPGEDDFIFDEDEFEIPSFIRKQAD; this is translated from the coding sequence ATGGAATTCATGGAAATCGACGGCGATCAGATGGCCAAGATCAAGGTCATTGGTGTTGGCGGCGGTGGTGGAAACGCCGTGAACAACATGATCAATTCGGCGCTCAAGGGCGTGCGTTTCGTTGCCGCGAACACGGACATCCAGGCGCTCAACCGCAGCCGCGCGGAGTTCAAGATCCAACTCGGCGAAAAGCTCACCAAAGGCCTGGGAGCCGGCGCCAACCCGGACATCGGCAAGGAAGCGACCATCGAGTCCATCGACCAGGTCAAGGAAGTGGTCGGCGATTGCGACATGGTCTTCGTGACCTGCGGCATGGGCGGCGGCACGGGCACCGGCGCGGCGCCGGTCATCGCCCAGGTGGCCAAGGAATGCGGCGCCCTCACCGTGGGCGTTGTCACCAAGCCGTTCTACTTCGAGGGCAAGAAGCGCCGGGAGCAGGCGGACAAGGGCATCCTGGAGTTCAAGGAGTACGTGGACAGCCTCATCACCATTCCCAACGACAGGCTGCTCGCCCTGGCGTCCAAGAAGGCCACGTTCATCGAAATGCTCAAGAAGGCGGACGAAGTCCTGTACTACGCGGTGAAGGGCATCTCCGACCTCATCATGGTTCCCGGCCTCATCAACCTGGACTTCGCCGATGTGAAGGCCGTGATGAGCGAGATGGGTCTGGCCATGATGGGCACCGGCATCGCCCGAGGTGAATCCCGCGCCCGCGAGGCCGCCATGAAGGCGATCACCAGTCCGCTGCTGGAAGACGTCTCCATCGAAGGCGCCCGCGGCGTGCTCATGAACATCACCTGCGGACCGGACCTGACCATCGACGAGGTCAGCGAGGCCGCATCCACGATTTCCGAGGCCGCCCACGAAGACGCGAAGATCTACTTCGGCACCGTGTTCGATCAGGACACGAGCGACGAAATGCGCATCACCGTCATCGCCACGGGCATCGAGCTGGAAATGGAATGCGATGGAACGGACCGCGGGTTCTCCATCCAGCAGGGCCAGTCCGCCGCCTCTTTGCGCGGTGGTGGCGGCGGTGGCGGCGGAAACGTCACCAAGATCCATCAGGGCAGCCGGCCCCGCGCCGAGCAGCCCAGGTCCGGTCAGGCGCGCGCCAACGGCGGCCAGCGCCAGACCCGGCGCAACCAGGAAGATGACTGGAACATCCCCAGCTACCTGCGGTTCAGAAAGAACCAGGAAGAGAAGGTGCCGCAGGCCGTGAACGGCCACGCTCCAGGCGAGGACGACTTCATCTTCGACGAGGACGAGTTCGAAATTCCGTCCTTCATCCGCAAGCAGGCGGACTAG
- a CDS encoding YceI family protein: MRTVTSILAALMLTLAIPATSMAKVWEFDMAHSNVYFSIKHIFSTARGYFADFSGTIDLDPEDITSGSIEMTVKTESVDTRITKRDNHLRSDDFFSAARYPEMTFVSSSIRHEEGDTYMVSGTLTIKDVSRDVEVPMIFHGVKKHPALDKQVLGIDFDFTVDRMEYGVGTGKFLEMGLVGKDVDVLVTLEMTD; this comes from the coding sequence ATGCGTACCGTGACAAGCATACTTGCTGCGCTCATGCTGACCCTCGCCATTCCGGCCACGAGCATGGCCAAGGTTTGGGAGTTCGATATGGCGCACTCGAACGTCTACTTCTCCATCAAGCACATCTTTTCCACCGCACGCGGCTACTTCGCCGACTTTTCCGGAACCATCGACCTCGATCCCGAGGACATCACGTCCGGTTCGATTGAGATGACCGTGAAAACCGAGAGCGTTGATACGCGGATAACCAAGCGGGACAACCATCTGCGCTCGGACGATTTCTTCAGCGCGGCCAGGTATCCCGAGATGACCTTTGTCAGCTCTTCCATTCGTCATGAGGAGGGCGACACGTACATGGTCAGCGGAACCCTCACCATCAAGGACGTTTCCAGGGACGTGGAAGTACCCATGATATTCCACGGCGTGAAGAAACACCCGGCACTGGACAAGCAGGTGCTCGGAATCGACTTCGACTTCACCGTGGACCGCATGGAATACGGCGTTGGCACGGGCAAGTTTCTGGAGATGGGACTCGTCGGCAAAGACGTGGATGTGCTCGTGACCCTCGAAATGACGGATTGA
- a CDS encoding flagellar hook protein FlgE — MSLSASMWTGVSGLLAHGERMNVLGNNIANTNTVGFKASRMHFADFISQDVGATGNFQAQAGRGVSVHAVYGDFSQGAFETTNESTDLAIGGRGFFGVSPKESEDRFYTRAGNFRFDKDGFLVDPNGYVVQGWQLESQPTTPAQEVTRSSNQIGLEQVNRIGSIGDIRIGAGGVAQPQHTNNVTMITQLDKNGGDNSKSNNDQDPFFALAQAWDGTADEPLSPQQYAYQSTLKVYDEGGTAHEVTIYYDKVETSNVGDTNVWEYIVTMNPDEDKRILGGNPVDGEAKGLLMMGTMRFNSAGQIADMSAYTIVSNADFSAGSNSTLNLNEWYPTQISNNGYPILATNFTGLSHASAVLDQNGDFIKPPMENAQGKLIEINFGLRTTPNGDWDYGSDGRTSAAGIGNTPDVLNRLPGYGTNATRNASATTSFSSSSATLFQSQDGYTFGFLQSINVTQDGILQGRYSNGVTLELFQVALFDFASEVGLRREGRNLFSETRESPLTSSQPPNTAGLGTIASNSLEQSNVDLAREFVDMIATQRGFSANGKVITTTDQMLAEVIMLKR, encoded by the coding sequence ATGAGTTTGTCAGCATCGATGTGGACCGGCGTTTCCGGGCTGCTCGCACACGGGGAGCGGATGAACGTGTTGGGCAACAACATCGCCAACACGAACACCGTGGGGTTCAAGGCCTCACGGATGCATTTCGCCGATTTCATCAGCCAGGACGTCGGCGCCACCGGCAATTTCCAGGCCCAGGCTGGACGCGGCGTCAGCGTTCACGCAGTTTATGGCGACTTCAGCCAGGGCGCCTTCGAGACCACCAACGAATCTACGGACCTCGCCATCGGCGGACGTGGCTTCTTCGGCGTCTCCCCCAAGGAGTCCGAGGACCGCTTCTACACCCGCGCCGGCAACTTCCGCTTCGACAAGGACGGCTTCCTGGTCGACCCCAATGGCTATGTAGTACAGGGGTGGCAGCTGGAGTCGCAACCCACCACGCCCGCCCAGGAGGTCACCCGTTCGTCGAATCAGATCGGCCTGGAGCAGGTCAACCGCATCGGCTCCATCGGCGACATCCGAATCGGCGCGGGAGGCGTGGCCCAGCCCCAGCACACCAACAACGTCACCATGATCACCCAGTTGGACAAGAACGGCGGAGACAACTCCAAGTCCAATAACGACCAGGACCCCTTCTTCGCTCTGGCCCAGGCATGGGACGGCACCGCCGACGAGCCTCTTTCCCCACAGCAGTACGCCTACCAGTCCACCCTCAAGGTCTACGACGAAGGCGGCACCGCTCACGAAGTCACGATCTACTACGACAAGGTCGAGACTTCCAACGTGGGCGACACAAACGTCTGGGAATACATCGTGACCATGAACCCGGACGAGGACAAGCGCATCCTGGGTGGAAACCCCGTGGACGGCGAGGCCAAGGGGCTGCTCATGATGGGCACCATGCGATTCAACTCCGCTGGACAGATCGCGGACATGTCCGCCTACACCATCGTGTCCAACGCCGATTTCTCGGCTGGCTCCAACTCCACGCTGAACCTCAACGAGTGGTACCCGACGCAGATATCGAACAATGGCTACCCGATCCTGGCGACGAACTTCACCGGCTTGTCCCACGCCAGCGCCGTGCTCGACCAGAATGGCGATTTCATTAAACCGCCCATGGAAAATGCCCAGGGCAAGCTCATCGAGATCAACTTCGGCCTGCGCACCACGCCTAACGGCGACTGGGACTACGGCAGCGACGGCAGGACCTCGGCCGCCGGCATCGGCAACACGCCGGACGTGCTCAACCGGCTGCCCGGATACGGCACGAACGCCACACGCAACGCCTCGGCCACCACGAGCTTCTCGTCATCGTCGGCCACCCTGTTCCAGTCCCAGGACGGCTATACCTTCGGGTTCCTGCAATCCATCAATGTCACCCAGGACGGCATTCTGCAAGGTCGTTACTCCAATGGCGTCACTCTGGAACTCTTCCAGGTCGCGCTCTTCGACTTCGCCAGCGAGGTCGGTTTGCGCCGGGAAGGCCGCAACCTGTTCTCGGAAACACGCGAATCGCCGCTGACGAGCTCGCAGCCGCCGAACACGGCGGGGCTTGGCACTATCGCTTCGAACTCCCTGGAACAGTCCAACGTGGACCTGGCGCGGGAGTTCGTGGACATGATCGCCACGCAGCGGGGCTTCTCGGCAAACGGCAAGGTCATCACCACCACCGACCAGATGCTCGCCGAAGTCATCATGCTTAAGCGATAA
- the rnc gene encoding ribonuclease III, whose protein sequence is MENNFETVQNGIDYRFRDVKLLRTALTHSSYANEQSANEQEVEAHVTEHNERLEFLGDAVLELCVTEELFARFPDEREGELTRMRAKLVSKTALKDIALALRLNEHLLLGKGEESQGGRTRGSLLSDALEAVIGAVFLDGGFDVARRFVNNLYRDLWPGGPDRRFTKDYKSALQEMTQQQFRERPVYALVASRGPEHAKEFEVELTLPDGRVIRGVGPGVKKAEQEAAGKALRLLERESMK, encoded by the coding sequence ATGGAAAACAATTTCGAGACAGTTCAGAATGGTATCGACTATCGGTTTCGCGACGTCAAGCTCTTGCGGACCGCGCTGACGCACTCCTCGTACGCCAACGAGCAGAGCGCGAACGAACAGGAGGTCGAAGCGCACGTCACGGAACACAACGAGCGGCTGGAGTTTCTCGGGGACGCGGTGCTGGAGCTCTGCGTGACCGAGGAGCTCTTTGCGCGTTTTCCGGACGAGCGCGAAGGCGAGTTGACGCGAATGCGGGCCAAGCTCGTGAGCAAGACGGCGCTCAAGGACATCGCCCTCGCGTTGCGCCTGAATGAGCATCTGCTGCTGGGAAAAGGGGAGGAAAGCCAGGGCGGCCGCACGCGCGGCTCGCTGCTTTCGGATGCGCTGGAAGCGGTGATCGGCGCGGTGTTCCTGGACGGCGGCTTTGATGTGGCGAGGCGGTTCGTGAACAACCTGTATCGCGATCTCTGGCCGGGCGGGCCGGATCGCCGTTTTACCAAAGACTATAAGAGCGCGCTGCAGGAGATGACGCAGCAGCAGTTCAGGGAACGGCCCGTCTATGCTCTGGTTGCCAGCCGTGGGCCGGAGCACGCCAAGGAGTTCGAGGTGGAGCTGACCCTCCCCGACGGCCGTGTCATCCGGGGGGTGGGGCCCGGCGTGAAGAAAGCGGAGCAGGAAGCAGCCGGCAAGGCTCTGCGGCTTCTTGAGCGCGAGTCGATGAAATGA
- the acs gene encoding acetate--CoA ligase alpha subunit codes for MVSTQSLAALFDPGSVAVVGASATPGKIGNIIVSNLLEAGYTGKIYPVNPDAEEILGLPVVPHTTELPEGLDLAVIAIPPAAVLEALENLAERRIRAVIIITAGFKEVGREGYYLEQEITRIAQENGIALLGPNCLGLISTGSNLNATFAAGYPESGHIAFFSQSGALCVSILDWALGNNIGFSRFISLGNKAVLNEAHMLEYLADDDQTNVILGYIEGVSDGKHFMESARAMTMKKPVVLIKSGTTASGAKAASSHTGAIAGSDQAYDAAFRQTGIIRVHDVASLFNLATCFSTQPLPEGPNLAIVTNSGGPGILAADATEKSGLNLASMTSESLNELGRILPPYASLYNPIDIIGDATAERYAKALEVVVRDEMVHSVLVMLAPTASVQVDETARAIIDVSKKTDKPVFACFMGDMVVGSGKRLLQDASIPVYSFPEPAIAGIEAMYEYTERRKRPAPAEICIRRDIDAARQVIADARKRGATEIVEFQAQGLLKAYGLPVPSTELARTSQQAVEAAERIGYPVVLKIASPQISHKSDVKGVRVNLEDSSEVVAAFMDITSRAQRLRKDAFISGCLVQSMAPSGSREVIVGFKRDPQFGPLIIFGLGGVYVEVLKDIATRLAPLSLDDARQMIREIKSFPVLRGVRGEQPVDFEALQEIILIMAQLALDFPEIDEAEFNPVLVNPDGAVVADVRVILAPPEGAPDTEDV; via the coding sequence ATGGTCAGCACACAATCACTCGCCGCATTGTTCGATCCTGGTAGCGTGGCCGTGGTCGGCGCATCCGCCACACCGGGCAAGATCGGCAACATCATCGTGTCCAACCTGCTGGAAGCCGGGTATACGGGAAAAATCTACCCGGTCAATCCCGACGCCGAAGAGATTCTGGGGCTCCCCGTCGTCCCTCACACCACAGAACTGCCCGAGGGGCTGGACCTCGCCGTCATAGCCATTCCGCCGGCAGCGGTCCTCGAGGCGCTGGAGAATCTTGCAGAACGGCGGATCAGGGCGGTCATCATCATCACCGCCGGGTTCAAGGAAGTGGGCCGCGAGGGGTACTACCTGGAGCAGGAGATAACCCGGATCGCGCAGGAAAACGGCATCGCCCTGCTCGGCCCCAACTGCCTGGGCCTCATCTCCACGGGATCGAACCTCAACGCCACGTTCGCCGCCGGGTATCCGGAAAGCGGGCACATCGCCTTCTTTTCCCAGTCCGGCGCGTTGTGCGTCTCCATTCTGGACTGGGCCCTGGGCAACAACATAGGCTTCTCCAGGTTCATCAGCCTGGGCAACAAGGCCGTGCTCAACGAAGCCCACATGCTGGAATACCTGGCCGACGACGATCAGACCAACGTCATTCTCGGCTACATCGAGGGCGTGTCCGACGGCAAGCATTTCATGGAGTCGGCCCGAGCCATGACAATGAAGAAGCCGGTGGTGCTCATCAAGTCCGGCACCACGGCTTCCGGCGCCAAGGCGGCCTCCTCCCACACCGGCGCCATCGCCGGCAGCGACCAGGCCTACGACGCCGCCTTCCGACAGACCGGCATCATCCGCGTGCACGACGTGGCCTCGCTCTTCAATCTGGCCACCTGCTTTTCCACGCAGCCTTTGCCCGAAGGACCGAACCTCGCCATCGTCACCAACTCCGGCGGTCCCGGCATACTGGCCGCGGACGCCACGGAAAAAAGCGGGCTGAACCTCGCCAGCATGACATCCGAATCGTTGAACGAGCTTGGCAGGATCCTGCCGCCCTACGCTTCGCTCTACAACCCCATAGACATTATCGGCGACGCCACGGCCGAACGCTACGCCAAGGCGCTGGAGGTGGTGGTCAGAGACGAGATGGTCCATTCCGTCCTCGTCATGCTCGCGCCCACGGCATCCGTTCAGGTGGACGAAACAGCCCGGGCGATCATCGACGTCTCCAAAAAGACCGACAAACCCGTCTTCGCCTGCTTCATGGGCGATATGGTCGTTGGCTCGGGCAAGCGTCTTTTGCAGGACGCCTCCATCCCCGTGTACTCCTTCCCCGAACCGGCCATTGCCGGCATCGAGGCCATGTACGAGTACACCGAGCGCAGAAAGCGGCCCGCCCCGGCAGAGATATGCATTCGCCGGGACATAGACGCCGCCCGGCAGGTCATCGCGGATGCGCGCAAACGCGGCGCCACCGAAATCGTGGAGTTCCAGGCCCAGGGATTGCTCAAAGCGTACGGCCTGCCCGTGCCGAGCACGGAACTGGCCCGCACCTCCCAGCAGGCAGTGGAGGCGGCTGAGCGCATCGGGTATCCCGTGGTGCTCAAGATCGCTTCTCCGCAGATATCCCACAAATCCGACGTGAAGGGCGTGCGCGTAAACCTGGAGGACTCCTCCGAGGTCGTGGCCGCCTTCATGGACATCACTTCCCGCGCACAGCGCCTGCGCAAGGACGCCTTCATCTCCGGCTGTCTCGTACAGTCCATGGCTCCGTCCGGTTCGCGCGAGGTCATTGTGGGGTTCAAGCGCGACCCGCAATTCGGCCCACTGATCATCTTCGGTCTGGGCGGCGTGTATGTGGAGGTGCTCAAGGACATCGCTACGCGGCTAGCCCCCCTCTCACTGGACGACGCCAGGCAGATGATCCGCGAGATCAAGTCCTTCCCTGTACTGCGCGGCGTACGTGGCGAGCAACCCGTGGACTTCGAGGCCCTGCAGGAGATCATCCTCATCATGGCGCAGCTCGCCCTCGACTTCCCGGAAATCGACGAGGCCGAGTTCAACCCTGTGCTCGTCAACCCGGACGGCGCCGTGGTTGCAGACGTGCGAGTCATCCTCGCCCCGCCCGAGGGAGCGCCAGACACCGAGGATGTATGA
- a CDS encoding phosphotransacetylase family protein, whose amino-acid sequence MAGGIYIGSTAGYSGKNMVVMGIGLRLQKEGFNVGYMKPVGAMPMDIDGKLGDEDAHFVQEVLGLEEDPTDVTPVVVTQDFKVKAFSGQCDQLMPDIVRAYQKLAEKRDAMVVAGSGSMYSGRYCQLDGVNVVRELGIKCVVIDRLQKELNYDYLVVLKDTLGDALAGVILNDIPPNFMPEVDGLIKPFLEHNDVKVVGVIPKDPLMGAIKVGDLAERLGGKIISAHNKADKVVENFLIGTMQVENFMTHFRKNKNSAVIVGGDRSDVQLVALEGNCPCLVLTGNLYPNDIILTRSEVLSIPIIVVRDDTYTVAKKMEAILSRHKLRAVIKIKQGAQLVSSSIDFEYLKEQMGL is encoded by the coding sequence ATGGCTGGCGGCATCTACATCGGTTCGACCGCAGGATACTCCGGTAAGAACATGGTGGTCATGGGCATCGGCCTGCGACTGCAGAAGGAAGGCTTCAACGTCGGCTACATGAAGCCGGTGGGCGCCATGCCCATGGACATAGACGGCAAACTGGGCGACGAGGACGCGCATTTCGTTCAGGAGGTCCTCGGGCTTGAAGAAGACCCCACCGACGTCACGCCCGTGGTCGTGACCCAGGACTTCAAGGTCAAGGCGTTCTCCGGCCAGTGCGACCAGCTCATGCCGGACATAGTGCGCGCGTATCAGAAGCTTGCCGAAAAACGCGACGCCATGGTCGTAGCCGGCTCCGGCTCCATGTACTCCGGCCGCTACTGCCAGCTCGACGGCGTGAACGTCGTTCGCGAACTCGGCATCAAGTGCGTTGTCATCGACCGCCTCCAGAAAGAGCTCAACTACGACTACCTCGTGGTGCTCAAGGACACCCTGGGCGACGCCCTGGCCGGCGTTATCCTCAACGACATCCCGCCGAATTTCATGCCCGAGGTGGACGGCCTCATCAAACCCTTCCTTGAGCACAACGACGTGAAGGTCGTGGGCGTCATCCCCAAGGACCCGCTCATGGGCGCCATCAAGGTGGGCGACCTGGCCGAACGCCTGGGCGGCAAGATCATTTCCGCGCACAACAAGGCGGACAAGGTGGTGGAGAACTTCCTCATCGGCACCATGCAGGTGGAAAACTTCATGACCCACTTCCGCAAGAACAAGAACTCCGCGGTCATCGTGGGCGGCGATCGTTCCGACGTGCAGCTCGTGGCCCTGGAGGGCAACTGCCCCTGCCTCGTGCTCACCGGCAACCTGTACCCCAACGACATCATCCTGACCCGCTCCGAGGTGCTCTCCATTCCCATCATCGTGGTGCGGGACGACACCTACACCGTGGCCAAAAAGATGGAGGCAATCCTCTCCAGACACAAGCTCCGCGCGGTCATCAAGATCAAACAGGGCGCGCAGCTGGTTTCCTCTTCCATCGATTTCGAATATCTGAAAGAGCAGATGGGCCTGTAG
- a CDS encoding flagellin: MSLVINHNLMAMNASRNLGESYGRLAVSTRRLSSGLRVGTAADDAAGLAIRELMRADIASLNQGVRNANDAISMIQTADGALQVVDEKLIRLKELAEQAATGTYNSDQRILIDSEFQAMASEITRIALATDFNGVKLLDGTLSASAGRTLLEQHDGTGMQSRGPIKIHFGTGNDSAEDYYFINMGNATASALGVQGRINTQSLAQNMLESLNLAIISKDTIRAQLGALQNRLQNTITNLSIQAENLQAAESRISDVDVATEMTEFVRNQILTQSAVAMLAQANSLPRLAMQLIGGG, translated from the coding sequence ATGTCTTTGGTCATCAATCACAACCTTATGGCTATGAACGCCTCCCGCAATCTGGGGGAGAGCTATGGAAGGCTCGCAGTCTCCACGCGGCGTTTGTCGTCCGGTCTTCGTGTCGGCACAGCGGCGGATGACGCCGCCGGACTCGCCATCCGCGAGCTCATGCGCGCCGACATCGCATCCCTCAACCAGGGAGTGCGCAACGCCAACGACGCCATCTCCATGATCCAGACCGCCGACGGCGCGCTCCAGGTCGTGGACGAAAAGCTCATACGGCTCAAGGAGCTGGCCGAGCAGGCAGCCACCGGCACCTACAACTCGGATCAGCGTATCCTCATCGACTCCGAGTTCCAGGCAATGGCTTCGGAAATCACCCGTATCGCCCTCGCCACGGACTTCAACGGCGTCAAGCTTCTGGACGGCACGCTCTCGGCCAGCGCCGGCCGGACGCTGCTGGAACAACATGACGGCACAGGCATGCAGTCGCGGGGTCCGATCAAGATCCACTTCGGCACCGGCAACGACAGCGCAGAGGACTACTACTTCATCAACATGGGCAACGCGACGGCTTCGGCCCTGGGCGTCCAGGGCCGCATCAACACCCAGTCGCTCGCCCAGAACATGCTCGAAAGCCTGAACCTCGCGATCATCTCCAAGGACACCATCCGCGCCCAGCTCGGCGCCTTGCAGAACCGCCTGCAGAACACCATCACCAATCTCTCCATCCAGGCGGAAAACCTGCAGGCCGCGGAGTCGCGCATCTCCGACGTGGACGTGGCAACCGAGATGACCGAGTTCGTGCGCAACCAGATTCTCACCCAGTCCGCAGTGGCCATGCTCGCGCAGGCGAACTCCCTGCCCAGGCTCGCCATGCAGCTCATCGGCGGCGGCTAG